In Archangium violaceum, the following are encoded in one genomic region:
- a CDS encoding vitamin B12-dependent ribonucleotide reductase — protein sequence MEHERSATAAVLDGKETAAGLKPRGPAGGLPVERFFTTPGVDPADELAWELRTAAISGEDGKSVFEQKNVEVPKSWSMLATNVVASKYFRGTPGTPERETSVRRLVGRVVDTLTRWGVEGGYFATATDRDAFHAELTHLLLRQKAAFNSPVWFNVGVEEHPQCSACFINSVGDSMESILGLAKTEGMLFKYGSGTGSNLSTIRSSKELLAGGGTASGPVSFMKGFDAFAGVIKSGGKTRRAAKMVILNADHPDVLDFIRCKSSEEKKAWALIEAGYDPSFNGEAYSSVFFQNSNNSVRVTDEFMRAVVNDSAWTTRAVRDGRPMDTFKARDLFREISEAAHLCGDPGLQFDSTINNWHTCSNTDRINASNPCSEYMFLDDSACNLASLNLMHFRTIDGDFDVTAFKHAVDVVLLAMEIIVGFSKYPSEKITQNSHAFRPLGLGYANLGALLMATGLPYDSDAGRNYAAAITSLMCGEAYAMSARMAGKMGPFAGYKKNEEPFLGVIRKHRKAAYNVQPVGVSEELFEAQKKAWDEALALGTEMGYRNSQVTVLAPTGTIGFMMDCDTTGIEPDIALIKYKKLVGGGMLKIVNQTVPQALEKLGYPQTQAQDIITWLDKHETIEGAPHLKPEHLPVFDCAFKPAKGQRSIQWMGHLKMMGATQPFLSGAISKTVNMPSDATVEDIEKAYLEAWKLGLKAVAVYRDGCKRTQPLNTSKDKVKDTKAAVAEPALAAARDANAMRRRLPDERQAITHKFSIGGHEGYLTVGMYEDGTPGELFCVMAKEGSVVSGLMDSFATAVSLALQYGVPLQVLVDKFSHTRFEPSGFTGNPAVPIAKSIVDYIFRWLSLKFLPSEQAEGMEEAVEKQVAVEAAKPVQVASVALPMSTPRKTYLNQADAPPCHTCGEIMVRNGACYKCSNCGTTSGCS from the coding sequence ATGGAGCACGAGCGGAGCGCCACGGCAGCGGTTCTGGATGGCAAGGAGACGGCGGCGGGGCTGAAGCCGAGAGGACCCGCTGGCGGGCTGCCGGTGGAGCGGTTCTTCACCACGCCCGGGGTGGATCCCGCCGATGAGCTGGCGTGGGAGCTGCGCACGGCGGCCATCTCCGGCGAGGACGGCAAGTCCGTCTTCGAGCAGAAGAACGTGGAGGTGCCCAAGTCCTGGTCCATGCTGGCCACCAACGTGGTGGCCTCGAAGTACTTCCGGGGCACGCCGGGCACCCCCGAGCGCGAGACGAGCGTGCGGCGGCTGGTGGGGCGCGTGGTGGACACGCTGACGCGCTGGGGCGTGGAGGGCGGCTACTTCGCCACGGCGACGGACCGGGACGCGTTCCACGCCGAGCTCACCCACCTGCTGCTGCGCCAGAAGGCGGCGTTCAACTCGCCCGTCTGGTTCAACGTGGGCGTGGAGGAGCACCCGCAGTGCTCGGCGTGCTTCATCAACTCGGTGGGAGACTCGATGGAGTCCATCCTCGGGCTGGCGAAGACGGAGGGCATGCTCTTCAAGTACGGCTCGGGCACGGGCAGCAACCTGTCCACCATCCGCTCGAGCAAGGAGCTGCTGGCCGGTGGAGGCACCGCGTCGGGCCCGGTGTCCTTCATGAAGGGCTTCGACGCGTTCGCCGGCGTCATCAAGAGCGGCGGCAAGACGCGCCGCGCCGCGAAGATGGTCATCCTCAACGCGGACCACCCGGACGTGCTGGACTTCATCCGCTGCAAGTCCAGCGAGGAGAAGAAGGCCTGGGCGCTCATCGAGGCCGGGTATGACCCGAGCTTCAACGGCGAGGCCTACTCGTCGGTGTTCTTCCAGAACTCGAACAACTCGGTGCGCGTCACCGACGAGTTCATGCGCGCGGTGGTGAACGACAGCGCGTGGACGACGCGCGCGGTGCGCGACGGGCGTCCCATGGACACCTTCAAGGCGCGCGACCTGTTCCGGGAGATCTCCGAGGCGGCGCACCTGTGCGGGGATCCGGGCCTGCAGTTCGACAGCACCATCAACAACTGGCACACCTGCTCGAACACGGACCGCATCAACGCGTCCAACCCGTGCTCCGAGTACATGTTCCTCGACGACTCGGCCTGCAACCTGGCGTCGTTGAACCTGATGCACTTCCGCACCATCGACGGGGACTTCGACGTCACGGCGTTCAAGCACGCGGTGGACGTGGTGCTGCTGGCGATGGAGATCATCGTCGGCTTCTCCAAGTACCCCTCGGAGAAGATCACCCAGAACAGCCACGCGTTCCGGCCGCTGGGACTGGGCTACGCCAACCTGGGCGCGCTGCTGATGGCCACGGGTCTGCCGTACGACTCGGACGCGGGCCGCAACTACGCGGCGGCCATCACCTCGCTGATGTGCGGCGAGGCGTACGCGATGAGCGCGCGCATGGCCGGGAAGATGGGGCCGTTCGCGGGCTACAAGAAGAACGAGGAGCCGTTCCTCGGCGTCATCCGCAAGCACCGCAAGGCGGCCTACAACGTGCAGCCGGTGGGAGTGAGCGAGGAGCTGTTCGAGGCCCAGAAGAAGGCCTGGGACGAGGCGCTCGCGCTGGGCACCGAGATGGGCTACCGCAACAGCCAGGTGACGGTGCTGGCGCCCACGGGGACCATCGGCTTCATGATGGACTGCGACACGACGGGCATCGAGCCGGACATCGCGCTCATCAAGTACAAGAAGCTGGTGGGCGGCGGCATGCTGAAGATCGTCAACCAGACGGTGCCGCAGGCGCTGGAGAAGCTGGGCTACCCGCAGACCCAGGCGCAGGACATCATCACGTGGCTGGACAAGCACGAGACGATCGAAGGCGCCCCGCACCTCAAGCCCGAGCACCTGCCGGTGTTCGACTGCGCCTTCAAGCCGGCGAAGGGCCAGCGCAGCATCCAGTGGATGGGCCACCTGAAGATGATGGGGGCGACGCAGCCGTTCCTGTCGGGGGCCATCAGCAAGACGGTGAACATGCCGTCGGACGCCACGGTGGAGGACATCGAGAAGGCGTACCTGGAGGCGTGGAAGCTGGGGCTGAAGGCGGTGGCGGTGTACCGCGACGGCTGCAAGCGGACCCAGCCGCTGAACACGTCGAAGGACAAGGTGAAGGACACGAAGGCGGCGGTGGCCGAGCCCGCGCTGGCGGCGGCGAGGGACGCCAACGCGATGCGCCGGAGGCTGCCGGACGAGCGGCAGGCGATCACGCACAAGTTCTCCATCGGTGGCCACGAGGGCTACCTGACGGTGGGCATGTACGAGGACGGGACGCCGGGCGAGCTCTTCTGCGTGATGGCGAAGGAAGGCTCGGTGGTGAGCGGGCTGATGGACAGCTTCGCGACGGCGGTGTCGCTGGCGTTGCAGTACGGGGTGCCGCTGCAGGTGCTGGTGGACAAGTTCAGCCACACGCGCTTCGAGCCGAGCGGCTTCACGGGCAACCCGGCGGTGCCGATCGCCAAGTCGATCGTCGACTACATCTTCCGGTGGCTGTCGCTGAAGTTCCTGCCGAGCGAGCAGGCCGAGGGGATGGAGGAGGCGGTGGAGAAGCAGGTGGCGGTGGAGGCGGCGAAGCCGGTGCAGGTGGCGTCGGTGGCGCTGCCGATGTCGACGCCGCGCAAGACGTACCTGAACCAGGCGGACGCGCCGCCGTGCCACACGTGCGGAGAGATCATGGTGCGCAACGGGGCCTGCTACAAGTGCAGCAACTGCGGCACCACGAGCGGCTGCAGCTGA
- a CDS encoding ATP-grasp domain-containing protein: protein MPVLLLSPRFSSDSIALATEASRLSWRVHRLHDRRPPARLAEEDLVFYGESLLADTIGKALGLALLEPAADTLSLLPEELVRRDVRFTTLGAARGERFPRFVKPADEKQFRASVYHSGAELPGPEVLEDGLPVLTAEPVCWLDEYRCFVLEGRVVTASPYAWKGEREESSLASFDLEGARTFAAEVLARAGDSFPSAVVLDVGRIEGRGWAVVELNPAWSSGLYACDAAGVLRVLQRASGTSRTVASGDARWLRPLPNIEG, encoded by the coding sequence GTGCCCGTTCTCCTGCTGTCGCCTCGCTTCAGCTCGGATTCGATCGCGCTCGCCACGGAGGCCTCGCGGCTTTCGTGGCGGGTCCACCGGTTGCACGATCGGCGTCCTCCCGCGCGGCTGGCCGAGGAGGACCTCGTCTTCTACGGGGAGTCATTGCTGGCGGACACCATCGGCAAGGCGCTGGGCCTGGCCCTGCTCGAGCCCGCCGCCGACACGCTGTCCCTCCTGCCCGAGGAACTCGTGCGCCGGGACGTGCGATTCACCACGCTCGGCGCGGCCCGGGGCGAGCGGTTCCCGCGATTCGTCAAACCCGCCGACGAGAAGCAGTTCAGGGCCTCGGTCTATCACTCGGGTGCGGAGCTTCCCGGTCCCGAGGTGCTCGAGGACGGTCTTCCCGTCCTGACGGCCGAGCCCGTGTGTTGGCTCGACGAGTACCGCTGTTTCGTTCTCGAGGGCCGTGTCGTGACCGCGAGCCCCTACGCCTGGAAGGGCGAGCGCGAGGAGTCTTCTCTGGCCTCGTTCGATCTGGAGGGGGCCAGGACCTTCGCGGCCGAGGTGCTCGCGAGGGCAGGGGACTCGTTCCCCTCGGCGGTCGTCCTCGACGTGGGACGCATCGAGGGGCGAGGGTGGGCCGTGGTGGAGCTGAACCCCGCATGGAGCTCGGGTCTCTACGCGTGTGACGCGGCCGGTGTGCTTCGGGTGCTTCAGCGGGCCTCGGGTACGTCGCGGACGGTGGCCTCGGGTGATGCGCGATGGCTGCGTCCTCTGCCCAATATCGAGGGATAG